The Thiomicrorhabdus lithotrophica DNA segment AACTCAGAAAACACCTTCTCTTGTGCTTTCTCACGTACAGAACACGTATTCATCAAAACCACATCCGCTTCCTCTGGCTCGGTTACCAGCTTTAAGCCATAAGTTTTTTCCAACAGACTCGCCATTTTGTCAGAATCATACTCATTCATCTGACAACCATAAGTAATCACATAAAGACCGCCAGTAAAAGGAGTGGTTTGAGACATATAAATTCCGTAAAAATTAAAGGGTAAATAAACTATAAATTTTAATCTATCTCACTGAATATACTACAGATTTTAAGAGAATAGAAATAAGGGCGGGTATTCTAACACAGGGAAAGAATAAAAAGAAAACTTGTGATTAAAATAGAGTTACCAGGCCTGGTAAATTAGAGAAAAAGCTGAAAATTATAATTCTAAACAAATAGTAACCAGCGTTCCTTCTTCATACGCATCCTCAGGAGAAGCGATGGCAGTTTCTGCTTGCAGAATACCACTAGTAGAATCACCATTATCAAACTTAAAATCTAAACCTTGAGCGATAACACCATCAACCCCAGTTATGCATAACTGGTTTCGACCTGGAATAACAGCATTATTAGCATCTGCCGCCACTTGGTCTGCAATATAGTAGGCTTCGTATGCCAAGGCTAAACCTTTAGGCGGAATTGGATTTTGGTTGGAAATAAAACCCTGTCCAGCTAACAATCCAAAATAATCAGTGGTACTATTCGCGGATGCTAAAGCACTGGTTATCTGGCCAATAGAAGCTTGATTAGGAAGAATACCCGTTCTATCCAGGAAGGAATAATGCGCCGTTCTAATTGCTTCAACATCAGCAGCTAAACGTTTAATATTGGCATTTTCGAAAAGTTGATTACCTTTAAATAACCCTCCCAGTAAAAGACCAATTATCATCAAAACGATTGACAACTCTACCAATGTAAAGCCATTTTCCTTATAAACTCGCTTCATAAATCTCACCTACCAACATCTATAGAAAGTTAATATTGAATATACAATAGCGTATATATCAACATTACCTTTTTGCATATAAAAAAACCGCCATAAGGCGGTTTTTTATATGCAAAAATAAAATCAATAAAAAAATTATAAAGCTTTACACAGAGTATTCAAAGTTTCTGTATTCGCATAAGCCGCCAATAAAGTCAATGGTGCTGCCATAGTAGCCGAACGGATATTACCAGTGTCTGGATTTCCATCATCTAACTTAGCATCAATACCCGAAGCAAAGTTATCAGGAATATTTGATGCACAAATATGATTAGTTGCAAACAAAGCATTACCAGCCGTTCCTGCTGCTGCAACAGTATTACCTGGTAATGCTGACCAAATTCCTGATAAATCATGCGAAGGTCCTGTTGCAACAGCAACATCACCACCTATAAACCCTTCAGTTCTTAACTCAATCCAAATCCTATTATCAGCAATAGCACCATCATATGTAGTTGTACCTCCCGCAGCAACCCCATCACCAGGTAAATTTCCCGTACGATCTTGATACGCATAAACCGCAGCACTAATATTATCAAAATCAGATGTTACCGCTTTGATTTTAGCGTTAGTGATTAATTCTTGACCTTTAAGTACACCACCTAGTAGTAAACCGATGATAACTAATACGATTGCGATTTCAACTAATGTGAAACCTTTTTGTGTTTGTAAGTTTTTAACTTGCATGAGTATCTTCCTTTTTAAAATAAACATTACACTGTTTGTGTAGGTTCCATACTAATGGCTCAAAAATATAAAAAAAGAGTAAAAGTTTTTTACTCCTTGATTTTTTTATTTACACATTCAATTAAAATATGACAAACACTCAAACGCTTTCTTAACTTACCAGGCCTGGTAATGTGACTAAAAACTTAAATTCTTTAATGGATTGTTCAAAACTTATTTGTCCATCAAACTGTTTTAACAACTCTCGTGCTAGAAACAAGCCTAAACCCATACCACTTTCGCTAGTGGTCCAAAAGGGTTCAAATAAACGCTCAGAGACCATTGCATTCTGTAGACCATAAAGCTGACCAATTATTTCTACCTGAACCATCTCTCCATTAGCCGCACTATTAATAACAATTTGAACGGGCTCTTTAGAGGATGGGTGGTCATTAAAGTTGCCTAAAATATTTTTAAACACCTCTAGCAAGAGTGGACGAGACAAATTCACAGAAGCACTACCCTTAATCTTTGAATCAAGGCCATACATTGCGACCACCTCTTGGATGATTGAGCGTATATCTATATAACTACTTTCATACATCTCAGTAATTGGATTTTGCATATGCTGAACGGTTTTTCTCGCTCTTTTGGCCATCACAGGCAAGCTGTCATGCAGACGGTCGACTAAACGTATTTTGCCGATATCATTAGGCACTTGTTTAACTTGGTCACTGAGTAATTGAATAAATTGGGCAATATTTTTTATTTCGTGCTGAACGTACATTTGATAACGTTCTAACCGTTTTTGAGAGGTTAGGATTTCCGCTTCTTTAACTACCAAATCTTGTTCAAGAATATTAATAAAGGTTTTAACCACTAAACTTGAAAGACTTTCTGGCCCAGCCGCCTTACGAGTTAGAAACAACAATATTTCAAAAGACATGTCCTCTCTAAACACTTTGAAATGTGCTCTGCGCCCTGATATTTTACGTTTAGCCCCTAGCGTGACTTTACGCCTTTCCCCAAACCACTCAATATTCGCTTGAATTTGCACACCACCAACCGATTCTAAAACAGGCCACGCTTGGTAAAAAAAGTTTAAAGCATCTTGCTCAACTTCTTGGTTAATTGCATACAACCGAGAAATCGCACTACCCAATCGAGTTGATTTAAAACGAATATAAAACACAAGCCCAAAAAGAAATAGACCAAAGACAACGAGTGCCAACCACCCCCAATGAACCAGGGTCAGTTTAATATCAACTGGCACTAAATCTATAAAATCCAGACTTTCTTTAAGCGTGACTAAATCCATTAACGTTGTAAACCGTATTTTTTGATTAAATAATAGACATTTTCACGCTTTAGACCAAGCCTTCTAGCAGCCTCATGTACATTAAACTCAGTATCCGCTAAAACCTGCCTAATCAATTTCTCTTCAGCCTGGTTACGGATAGCTTTGACACCATCACCCAATGTCACTTCTACCTGTAAATGCTGCACTCCTTCTTGCTGTTTCAATTTTGCTGCTTGCTCGTAGAATAAAAAAGCACGCTTAACGGCATTTAAAACCGCTTCAGCTGAAATAGGTTTTTCTAAGAAATCGAATGCACCATGTTTAAGTGCTAAATAAGAAGTGGCTTCCGCATCTTGCCCTGTTAACACCACCACCTTAACAAGTGCATCTTTTACTCTCACCCACTCTAAAACTGCAAGGCCTTCTTGTGGAGTAAATTCATGAGGTGGCATCCCCATGTCTAATAAAATGACTTGAAAACTCTCGGTTTGCAATGCCTTAATCGCATCTGCTCTAGAACCGACTTCTGTTACTTGGTAACCAGCCAACTCCAAAGAAAAACCCAGCATGCCACGCAATGCTGGGTCATCATCTACAAGTAATACTTTTTGCTCAACCATGTTAATAAACCAATTTTATGGACATGAAACACCAACCTCACAATGCGATCTTGTACCACTTCCATCATCTGCAAAAATAATATATTCAAATCCTGCAACATTAAAAAACTGGGGTGGACTTGCTGTCCAAAAATCTGCGGCACTGGCAAAGTTTTCCAAAACTAGAATATCTACACCATCACCACCAGTTATAAACTGTTTAATATTTCCACTGCTCGGATTGGCAGAATCTCCAACCCATAAAACATCATCGCCAGCCCCTAAGTTTAAATTAGAACCAGCAACAACATCTCCACGAACCCATACTTGGTCATTTCCATCGTCTGCGGATAATGCTTTAGTTAAATCAGCACCTATGACGAAAATATCATCACCATCACCTAACGTAATATCTGAATTTGCAGAGTTTGATATATAAACAGTATCATTACCCTCACCCGTATCTAAAGCGGCATTTGAGCCATCATTAGTTATAACACCAGTTTCGTTATTGTATTCCAACTCCGAAGACAAATTACCACCGATCATAAGATAGTCATCACCCTGGCCTAAATCTAGAGCGGTCGTGACATTATGGTCCACGTAAATCACATCAGGATTTGCGGGGTCATCTAAGGGTGTGTAACTTCCTGCATTTAAGTCATAACCTTGGTAAGTCGGTGTTAACGGAGTAGTCGCAGTAGCATTACTCCAGACAATTACTGGTGATAGAATCTCTGACTTAATCTCATAGCCACTGATTGATAAAATCGTATCATCAAAAAAACTACCCGAGGCGGAAGTCAATTGTTGCTGATGATAATAATCATCTATATCACAATTTTCCGCATTGGCGCCTGTAGCAGAACCACATGCAGCAAGTGTTGACGCACCATCTTCATTATAAGCAACTAACACTACCACCGCAGAATCGCTAACAAGATTATTAGGGGCAGGCGTTCCAGAACAAGTATTGGTATTTTCATTACAAATATAGTAATTTCCTACCCCTCTATCACCTGATACTGGTGGTGTCAGTGTCATATTAAAAATAGCGGTACCAGGCGTAGAATTACAGAAAAAACTTGCAGAAGAGGTGTTGTTGCATATTACACCTGATACAGCATCATCCGCATCACGGTTTATGGCATATCGTATAAAATTACCATAAGCATCTTGTGCATCGGCACGCTTCATCCCTATATCAACGTAAGGCACA contains these protein-coding regions:
- a CDS encoding response regulator; translation: MVEQKVLLVDDDPALRGMLGFSLELAGYQVTEVGSRADAIKALQTESFQVILLDMGMPPHEFTPQEGLAVLEWVRVKDALVKVVVLTGQDAEATSYLALKHGAFDFLEKPISAEAVLNAVKRAFLFYEQAAKLKQQEGVQHLQVEVTLGDGVKAIRNQAEEKLIRQVLADTEFNVHEAARRLGLKRENVYYLIKKYGLQR
- a CDS encoding type II secretion system protein, whose protein sequence is MKRVYKENGFTLVELSIVLMIIGLLLGGLFKGNQLFENANIKRLAADVEAIRTAHYSFLDRTGILPNQASIGQITSALASANSTTDYFGLLAGQGFISNQNPIPPKGLALAYEAYYIADQVAADANNAVIPGRNQLCITGVDGVIAQGLDFKFDNGDSTSGILQAETAIASPEDAYEEGTLVTICLEL
- a CDS encoding type II secretion system protein encodes the protein MNRQVKQNGFSVVELAIVLGIIGIVFVGAISGLGEHRSTAKQLESQKNQANIKDQLIKFAVINKYLPCPDTDGDGAENRVLATVAGASVNVCSADNGTVPYVDIGMKRADAQDAYGNFIRYAINRDADDAVSGVICNNTSSASFFCNSTPGTAIFNMTLTPPVSGDRGVGNYYICNENTNTCSGTPAPNNLVSDSAVVVLVAYNEDGASTLAACGSATGANAENCDIDDYYHQQQLTSASGSFFDDTILSISGYEIKSEILSPVIVWSNATATTPLTPTYQGYDLNAGSYTPLDDPANPDVIYVDHNVTTALDLGQGDDYLMIGGNLSSELEYNNETGVITNDGSNAALDTGEGNDTVYISNSANSDITLGDGDDIFVIGADLTKALSADDGNDQVWVRGDVVAGSNLNLGAGDDVLWVGDSANPSSGNIKQFITGGDGVDILVLENFASAADFWTASPPQFFNVAGFEYIIFADDGSGTRSHCEVGVSCP
- a CDS encoding sensor histidine kinase; amino-acid sequence: MDLVTLKESLDFIDLVPVDIKLTLVHWGWLALVVFGLFLFGLVFYIRFKSTRLGSAISRLYAINQEVEQDALNFFYQAWPVLESVGGVQIQANIEWFGERRKVTLGAKRKISGRRAHFKVFREDMSFEILLFLTRKAAGPESLSSLVVKTFINILEQDLVVKEAEILTSQKRLERYQMYVQHEIKNIAQFIQLLSDQVKQVPNDIGKIRLVDRLHDSLPVMAKRARKTVQHMQNPITEMYESSYIDIRSIIQEVVAMYGLDSKIKGSASVNLSRPLLLEVFKNILGNFNDHPSSKEPVQIVINSAANGEMVQVEIIGQLYGLQNAMVSERLFEPFWTTSESGMGLGLFLARELLKQFDGQISFEQSIKEFKFLVTLPGLVS
- a CDS encoding prepilin-type N-terminal cleavage/methylation domain-containing protein, whose product is MQVKNLQTQKGFTLVEIAIVLVIIGLLLGGVLKGQELITNAKIKAVTSDFDNISAAVYAYQDRTGNLPGDGVAAGGTTTYDGAIADNRIWIELRTEGFIGGDVAVATGPSHDLSGIWSALPGNTVAAAGTAGNALFATNHICASNIPDNFASGIDAKLDDGNPDTGNIRSATMAAPLTLLAAYANTETLNTLCKAL